One region of Pseudomonas glycinae genomic DNA includes:
- a CDS encoding DUF5064 family protein, with amino-acid sequence MAQFEPGHLHIERHALTDDDVNYNVHLDYEVFTDPQKGKGIQFTLHGSMQGKEVNEPFFLPKEEAYNFARNVTQIAEKYGIPKSHSQIGSVHKHYDLMFEDIRMKLNMKSGDPVNPEHFE; translated from the coding sequence ATGGCCCAGTTCGAACCCGGTCATTTGCATATCGAGCGGCATGCGTTGACTGACGACGACGTCAATTACAACGTGCACCTCGACTATGAAGTGTTCACCGATCCCCAGAAAGGCAAAGGGATACAGTTCACCCTGCATGGCAGCATGCAGGGCAAAGAGGTCAACGAACCGTTCTTTCTGCCCAAGGAGGAAGCCTACAACTTCGCCCGCAACGTGACGCAGATTGCCGAAAAGTACGGCATTCCCAAGAGCCACAGCCAGATCGGCTCGGTGCACAAGCATTACGACCTGATGTTTGAAGACATCCGCATGAAGTTGAATATGAAATCCGGGGATCCGGTCAATCCCGAGCATTTCGAGTAA
- a CDS encoding sigma-54-dependent transcriptional regulator → MRIHVSFIDRVGITQEVLAILGGRNLNLDAVEMIPPNVYIDAPTLSPQVLEELKDALFRVRGVEAVTVVDILPGQRRHLQLDALLAAMTDPVLALDSAGKVLLANPALIALYGREPAGESVSELFNDPGLLETLLEQGFRLPLREITVNGQTLLLDATPITDAGALLTLYQPNRIGEQLSALHHDHAEGFDALLGESPPIRTLKARAQRVAALDAPLLIQGETGTGKELVARACHAISARHSAPFLALNCAALPENLAESELFGYAPGAFTGAQRGGKPGLMELANQGTVFLDEIGEMSPYLQAKLLRFLNDGSFRRVGGDREVKVNVRILSATHRDLEKMVSEGLFREDLFYRLNVLNVEVPPLRERGQDILLLARYFMQQACAQIQRPVCRLAPGTYPALLGNRWPGNVRQLQNVIFRAAAICESSLVDIGDLDIAGTSVARQTDTDVDSLEEAVEAFEKSLLEKLYVSYPSTRQLASRLQTSHTAIAHRLRKYGIPNKP, encoded by the coding sequence ATGCGTATCCACGTCAGCTTCATCGACCGCGTCGGCATCACCCAGGAAGTCCTGGCTATCCTCGGCGGGCGCAATCTCAATCTGGATGCGGTGGAAATGATCCCGCCGAACGTCTACATCGACGCCCCGACCTTGAGCCCGCAAGTGCTCGAAGAACTGAAAGATGCGCTGTTTCGCGTGCGTGGTGTAGAAGCAGTGACCGTGGTCGACATTCTCCCCGGCCAGCGCAGGCACTTGCAGCTCGACGCGTTGCTCGCAGCGATGACCGATCCGGTGCTGGCGCTGGACAGTGCCGGCAAGGTGCTGCTGGCCAACCCGGCGCTGATCGCCCTGTACGGTCGTGAACCGGCGGGCGAAAGTGTCTCGGAACTGTTCAACGATCCGGGCCTGCTCGAAACCTTGCTCGAACAGGGCTTCCGCCTGCCGCTGCGGGAAATCACCGTCAACGGCCAGACCCTGTTGCTGGACGCCACGCCGATCACCGACGCCGGCGCCTTGCTCACCCTGTATCAACCCAACCGCATCGGCGAACAACTCTCGGCGTTGCACCACGACCATGCCGAAGGCTTTGATGCGCTGCTCGGTGAATCGCCGCCAATCCGCACACTCAAGGCTCGCGCCCAACGCGTCGCGGCCCTCGATGCGCCGCTGCTGATCCAGGGCGAAACCGGCACCGGCAAGGAACTCGTCGCCCGCGCCTGCCACGCCATCAGCGCCCGGCACAGCGCACCATTCCTCGCACTGAACTGTGCGGCCCTGCCGGAGAACCTCGCCGAGAGCGAACTGTTCGGCTACGCCCCCGGCGCCTTCACCGGCGCACAACGCGGCGGCAAACCGGGACTGATGGAGTTGGCCAACCAAGGCACGGTGTTCCTCGACGAGATCGGCGAGATGTCGCCGTACTTGCAGGCCAAGCTGCTGCGCTTTCTCAACGACGGCAGCTTCCGTCGGGTTGGCGGTGACCGAGAGGTAAAGGTCAACGTGCGGATCCTCAGCGCCACCCACCGCGACCTGGAAAAAATGGTCAGCGAAGGCCTGTTCCGCGAAGACCTGTTCTACCGCCTCAACGTGCTCAACGTTGAAGTGCCGCCGTTGCGCGAACGCGGTCAGGACATTCTGTTGCTGGCGCGCTATTTCATGCAGCAGGCCTGCGCGCAGATCCAGCGCCCGGTCTGCCGCCTCGCTCCGGGCACTTACCCGGCGCTGCTCGGCAACCGCTGGCCGGGCAACGTGCGGCAATTGCAGAACGTGATCTTTCGCGCCGCCGCCATTTGCGAAAGCAGCCTGGTGGACATCGGCGACCTCGACATCGCCGGCACCTCCGTGGCACGCCAGACCGACACCGATGTCGACAGCCTGGAAGAAGCGGTCGAAGCCTTCGAAAAATCGCTGCTGGAAAAGCTCTACGTCAGCTACCCCTCGACCCGCCAACTGGCCAGCCGCCTGCAGACCTCGCACACCGCAATCGCGCATCGGCTGCGCAAGTACGGCATCCCCAACAAGCCCTGA
- the gcvH gene encoding glycine cleavage system protein GcvH: MSELRFTEDHEWLRAEADGSVTVGITAFAQNALGDVVFVQLPELQAYEKGAEAATVESVKAASGVYMPLDGEVLATNPALEDSPELVNEDPLGEGWFFRFKPADASAVAKLLDQDAYDRLIKAQAEA, encoded by the coding sequence ATGAGCGAGTTGCGTTTTACTGAAGATCACGAATGGCTGCGCGCCGAAGCCGATGGTTCTGTCACCGTTGGCATCACCGCTTTCGCGCAGAACGCCCTGGGCGACGTGGTGTTCGTGCAACTGCCTGAATTGCAGGCGTACGAGAAAGGCGCCGAAGCCGCCACCGTGGAATCGGTAAAAGCCGCCAGCGGCGTTTACATGCCGCTGGACGGTGAAGTTCTGGCCACCAACCCGGCCCTGGAAGACAGCCCTGAGCTGGTCAACGAAGATCCGCTGGGCGAAGGCTGGTTCTTCCGCTTCAAGCCAGCCGATGCTTCCGCCGTCGCCAAGCTGCTGGATCAGGACGCCTACGACCGCCTGATCAAAGCCCAAGCCGAAGCCTGA
- the gcvP gene encoding aminomethyl-transferring glycine dehydrogenase: MTQVNLGTANEFIARHIGPRAGDEQAMLNSLGFDSLEALSASVIPESIKGTSVLGLDDGLSEADALAMIKGIAGKNQLFKTYIGQGYYNCHTPSPILRNLLENPAWYTAYTPYQPEISQGRLEALLNFQTLISDLTGLPIANASLLDEATAAAEAMTFCKRLSKNKGSHQFFASIHSHPQTLDVLRTRAEPLGIDVVVGDERELTDVTPFFGALLQYPASNGDVFDYRELTERFHAANALVAVAADLLALTLLTPPGEFGADVAIGSAQRFGVPLGFGGPHAAYFSTKDAFKRDMPGRLVGVSVDRFGKPALRLAMQTREQHIRREKATSNICTAQVLLANIASMYAVYHGPKGLTQIANRVHHLTAILAKGLSALGVTVEQASFFDTLTLATGAQTAALHDKARAQQINLRVIDAQRLGLSVDETTTQADIETLWGLFADGKTLPDFAALAAAAQSTIPASLVRQSPILSHPVFNRYHSETELMRYLRKLADKDLALDRTMIPLGSCTMKLNAASEMIPVTWAEFGALHPFAPAEQSAGYQQLTDELEAMLCAATGYDSISLQPNAGSQGEYAGLLAIRAYHQSRGEDRRDICLIPSSAHGTNPATANMAGMRVVVTACDARGNVDIEDLRAKAIEHREHLAALMITYPSTHGVFEEGIREICGIIHDNGGQVYIDGANMNAMVGLCAPGKFGGDVSHLNLHKTFCIPHGGGGPGVGPIGVKSHLTPFLPGHGQMERKEGAVCAAPFGSASILPITWMYIRMMGGAGLKRASQLAILNANYISRRLEEHYPVLYTGSNGLVAHECILDLRPLKDSSGISVDDVAKRLIDFGFHAPTMSFPVAGTLMIEPTESESKEELDRFCDAMIRIREEIRAVENGTLDKDDNPLKNAPHTAAELVGEWTHPYSREQAVYPVASLIEGKYWPPVGRVDNVFGDRNLVCACPSIESYA, from the coding sequence ATGACCCAAGTAAATCTCGGCACCGCCAACGAATTCATCGCCCGTCACATCGGCCCGCGCGCCGGTGACGAGCAAGCCATGCTCAACAGCCTCGGCTTCGACTCGCTCGAAGCCCTGAGCGCCAGCGTCATCCCGGAAAGCATCAAGGGCACCAGTGTGCTCGGTCTGGATGACGGCCTGAGCGAAGCCGATGCCCTGGCGATGATCAAAGGCATCGCCGGCAAGAACCAATTGTTCAAGACCTACATCGGCCAGGGTTACTACAACTGCCACACGCCGTCGCCGATCCTGCGCAACCTGCTGGAAAACCCGGCCTGGTACACCGCTTACACTCCGTACCAGCCGGAGATTTCCCAGGGCCGTCTCGAAGCGCTGCTGAACTTCCAGACCCTGATCAGCGACCTCACCGGCCTGCCGATCGCCAACGCCTCCCTGCTCGACGAAGCCACCGCCGCTGCCGAAGCCATGACCTTCTGCAAACGCCTGAGCAAGAACAAGGGCAGCCACCAGTTCTTCGCCTCGATCCACAGCCACCCGCAAACCCTCGACGTGCTGCGCACCCGTGCCGAGCCGCTGGGCATCGACGTGGTCGTGGGCGATGAGCGCGAGCTGACCGACGTCACACCGTTCTTCGGCGCGCTGCTGCAATACCCGGCCAGCAACGGCGATGTATTCGACTATCGCGAACTGACCGAACGCTTCCACGCTGCCAACGCACTGGTGGCCGTGGCCGCTGACCTGCTGGCTCTGACCCTGCTGACCCCTCCGGGCGAGTTCGGCGCCGACGTGGCCATCGGCAGCGCGCAGCGCTTCGGCGTGCCGCTGGGCTTCGGTGGCCCGCACGCGGCTTACTTCTCCACCAAAGATGCGTTCAAGCGCGACATGCCGGGCCGTCTGGTCGGTGTCTCGGTTGACCGTTTCGGCAAACCGGCCCTGCGTCTGGCGATGCAAACCCGCGAGCAACACATCCGCCGCGAGAAAGCCACGTCGAACATCTGCACCGCACAAGTGCTGCTGGCCAACATCGCCAGCATGTACGCCGTGTACCACGGCCCTAAAGGCCTGACCCAGATTGCCAACCGCGTGCATCACCTGACCGCGATTCTGGCCAAGGGCCTGAGCGCACTGGGCGTGACCGTCGAGCAAGCCAGCTTCTTCGACACCCTGACCCTGGCCACCGGCGCACAAACCGCCGCGCTGCACGACAAGGCTCGCGCCCAACAGATCAACCTGCGCGTGATCGACGCTCAACGTCTGGGCCTGTCGGTCGACGAAACCACCACCCAGGCCGACATCGAAACCCTGTGGGGCCTGTTCGCCGACGGCAAGACCCTGCCGGATTTCGCTGCGCTGGCCGCTGCCGCGCAAAGCACGATTCCGGCTTCGCTGGTGCGTCAGTCGCCGATCCTCAGCCACCCGGTGTTCAACCGCTATCACTCGGAAACCGAGCTGATGCGCTACCTGCGCAAACTGGCGGACAAGGATCTGGCGCTGGATCGCACCATGATCCCGCTGGGCTCGTGCACCATGAAACTCAACGCCGCCAGCGAAATGATCCCGGTGACCTGGGCCGAATTCGGCGCCCTGCACCCGTTCGCCCCCGCCGAGCAAAGCGCCGGTTACCAGCAACTGACCGACGAACTGGAAGCAATGCTCTGCGCTGCCACCGGTTACGACTCGATCTCCCTGCAACCGAACGCCGGCTCTCAGGGTGAGTACGCAGGTCTGCTGGCGATTCGCGCCTACCACCAGAGCCGTGGCGAAGACCGTCGCGACATCTGCCTGATCCCGTCGTCCGCCCACGGCACCAACCCGGCGACCGCCAACATGGCCGGCATGCGCGTGGTCGTGACCGCGTGCGACGCCCGTGGCAACGTGGACATCGAAGACCTGCGCGCCAAGGCCATCGAGCACCGCGAACACCTCGCGGCGCTGATGATCACCTACCCGTCGACCCACGGCGTGTTCGAAGAAGGCATCCGCGAAATCTGCGGCATCATTCATGACAACGGCGGCCAGGTGTACATCGACGGCGCCAACATGAACGCGATGGTCGGCCTCTGCGCACCGGGCAAGTTCGGCGGCGACGTCTCGCACCTGAACCTGCACAAGACCTTCTGCATCCCCCACGGCGGTGGCGGCCCGGGCGTCGGCCCGATCGGCGTGAAATCGCACCTGACTCCGTTCCTGCCGGGCCACGGCCAGATGGAGCGCAAGGAAGGCGCGGTCTGCGCAGCACCGTTCGGCAGCGCGAGCATTCTGCCGATCACCTGGATGTACATTCGCATGATGGGTGGTGCAGGTCTAAAGCGCGCTTCGCAACTGGCGATCCTCAATGCCAACTACATTTCCCGTCGCCTGGAAGAGCACTACCCAGTGCTGTACACCGGCAGCAACGGTCTGGTGGCGCACGAGTGCATCCTCGATCTGCGCCCGCTGAAAGACAGCAGCGGCATCAGCGTCGATGACGTCGCCAAGCGTCTGATCGACTTCGGCTTCCACGCCCCGACCATGTCGTTCCCGGTGGCCGGCACGCTGATGATCGAGCCGACCGAAAGTGAATCCAAGGAAGAGCTGGACCGTTTCTGCGACGCCATGATCCGCATCCGCGAAGAAATCCGCGCGGTGGAAAACGGCACGCTGGACAAGGACGACAACCCGCTGAAGAACGCTCCGCACACTGCGGCAGAGCTGGTCGGCGAGTGGACTCACCCGTACAGCCGCGAACAAGCGGTGTACCCGGTGGCGTCGTTGATCGAAGGCAAGTACTGGCCGCCGGTCGGTCGCGTCGACAACGTGTTCGGCGACCGCAACCTGGTCTGCGCCTGCCCGTCGATCGAAAGCTACGCTTAA
- a CDS encoding L-serine ammonia-lyase produces the protein MSLSVFDLFKIGIGPSSSHTVGPMRAAARFVEGLRRENLLSATTSVRVELYGSLGATGKGHGSDKAVLLGLEGEHPDTVDTETVATRLSEIRGNGRLNLLGEHSIAFNEKEHLAMIRKPLAYHPNGMIFRAFDAAGLQIRSREYYSVGGGFVVDEDAAGADRIVEDATALTFPFKSAKDLLGHCTTYGLSISQVMLTNESAWRPEAETRAGLLKIWQVMQDCVAAGCRNEGILPGGLKVKRRAAALHRQLCKNPESSLRDPLSVLDWVNLYALAVNEENANGGRVVTAPTNGAAGIIPAVLHYYMRFIPGANDDGVVRFLLTAAAIGILYKENASISGAEVGCQGEVGVACSMAAGALCEVLGGSVQQVENAAEIGMEHNLGLTCDPIGGLVQVPCIERNAMGSVKAINAVRMAMRGDGQHFVSLDKVIRTMRQTGADMKSKYKETARGGLAVNIIEC, from the coding sequence ATGTCGTTAAGCGTGTTCGACCTGTTCAAGATTGGCATCGGACCCTCCAGCTCCCACACCGTCGGCCCGATGCGCGCAGCTGCGCGCTTCGTCGAAGGCCTGCGCCGGGAAAACCTGTTGTCGGCCACCACCAGCGTCAGGGTCGAGTTGTATGGATCCCTCGGCGCCACCGGCAAGGGCCACGGCAGCGACAAGGCCGTGCTGCTGGGTCTGGAAGGTGAACACCCGGACACCGTGGATACCGAAACCGTCGCCACCCGTCTCTCGGAGATCCGTGGCAACGGGCGTTTAAACCTGCTCGGTGAACACAGCATTGCGTTCAACGAGAAAGAACACCTGGCAATGATCCGCAAACCGTTGGCCTATCACCCCAACGGCATGATCTTCCGCGCCTTCGATGCGGCGGGATTACAGATCCGCAGCCGCGAGTACTACTCGGTCGGCGGTGGTTTTGTGGTCGACGAAGATGCGGCCGGCGCCGACCGCATTGTCGAAGATGCCACCGCGCTGACCTTCCCGTTCAAGAGCGCCAAGGACTTGCTTGGCCACTGCACTACCTACGGTCTGTCGATCAGTCAGGTGATGCTGACCAACGAAAGCGCCTGGCGCCCGGAGGCGGAAACCCGCGCCGGCCTGCTGAAAATCTGGCAAGTGATGCAGGACTGCGTGGCCGCCGGCTGTCGCAACGAAGGCATTTTGCCGGGTGGCCTGAAGGTCAAGCGGCGGGCGGCGGCGTTGCACCGGCAACTGTGCAAGAACCCGGAATCGTCGCTGCGCGATCCGCTGTCGGTGCTGGACTGGGTGAACCTCTACGCTCTGGCCGTCAACGAAGAAAACGCCAACGGCGGGCGCGTGGTCACGGCACCGACCAACGGCGCGGCGGGGATCATTCCTGCGGTGCTGCATTACTACATGCGCTTCATTCCCGGCGCGAACGATGACGGCGTGGTGCGTTTCCTGCTCACCGCCGCGGCCATCGGCATTCTGTACAAGGAAAACGCCTCGATTTCCGGCGCCGAAGTCGGCTGTCAGGGCGAGGTCGGCGTGGCCTGTTCGATGGCGGCCGGGGCGTTGTGCGAAGTCCTCGGTGGCAGCGTGCAGCAAGTGGAAAACGCCGCCGAAATCGGCATGGAACACAACCTCGGCCTGACCTGCGATCCGATCGGCGGGCTGGTTCAGGTGCCGTGCATCGAGCGCAACGCCATGGGCTCGGTCAAGGCGATCAACGCCGTGCGCATGGCCATGCGCGGAGACGGGCAGCATTTCGTCTCCCTCGACAAGGTCATCCGCACCATGCGCCAGACCGGCGCCGACATGAAAAGCAAATACAAGGAGACCGCCCGTGGCGGTCTGGCGGTCAACATTATCGAGTGTTAA
- the gcvT gene encoding glycine cleavage system aminomethyltransferase GcvT translates to MSTEQLSKTPLHALHIELGARMVPFAGYDMPVQYPLGVMKEHQHTREQAGLFDVSHMGQIRLTGANAAKALETLVPVDIIDLPVGMQRYAMFTNKTGGILDDLMVANLGNDELFLVVNAACKDQDLAHLQKHIGDQCKIEQLFEERALLALQGPAAVTVLARLAPEVAKMTFMQFTRVKLLGVDCFVSRSGYTGEDGFEISVPAVDAEKLARALLAEPEVAAIGLGARDSLRLEAGLCLYGHDMNTETTPFEASLLWAISKPRRADGSRAGGFPGAEQVFAQQQNGVSRKRVGLLPQERTPVREGAEIVNESGEIIGSVCSGGFGPTLGGPLAMGYLDSAYVALDTPVWAIVRGKKVPLLVSKMPFVPQRYYRG, encoded by the coding sequence ATGTCCACCGAACAATTGTCGAAAACCCCGCTGCACGCTCTGCACATCGAACTCGGCGCCCGCATGGTGCCGTTCGCCGGCTACGACATGCCGGTGCAATACCCGCTGGGCGTGATGAAAGAACACCAGCACACCCGTGAGCAGGCCGGGCTGTTCGATGTCTCGCACATGGGCCAGATCCGCCTGACCGGCGCCAATGCCGCCAAAGCCCTGGAAACCCTGGTGCCGGTGGACATCATTGACCTGCCGGTGGGCATGCAGCGCTACGCGATGTTCACCAACAAAACCGGCGGTATTCTCGATGACCTGATGGTCGCCAACCTCGGCAACGACGAACTGTTCCTGGTGGTCAACGCCGCGTGCAAGGACCAGGATCTGGCCCATCTGCAAAAACACATCGGCGACCAGTGCAAGATCGAGCAACTGTTCGAAGAACGCGCCCTGCTCGCCCTGCAAGGCCCCGCCGCCGTGACCGTGCTGGCACGCCTGGCACCGGAAGTGGCGAAAATGACTTTCATGCAATTCACTCGCGTGAAGCTGCTGGGCGTTGACTGCTTTGTCAGCCGTTCGGGCTACACCGGTGAAGACGGTTTCGAAATCTCGGTTCCGGCAGTCGACGCGGAAAAACTCGCCCGCGCCCTGCTGGCCGAACCGGAAGTCGCCGCCATCGGCCTCGGCGCCCGTGACTCGCTGCGCCTGGAAGCCGGCCTGTGCCTGTACGGCCACGACATGAACACCGAGACCACCCCGTTCGAAGCCAGCCTGCTGTGGGCAATCTCCAAACCTCGGCGTGCCGATGGTTCGCGCGCCGGTGGTTTCCCGGGTGCGGAGCAAGTCTTCGCTCAACAGCAAAACGGCGTGTCGCGCAAACGCGTCGGCCTGCTGCCGCAAGAGCGTACGCCGGTCCGAGAAGGTGCAGAGATCGTCAACGAATCGGGCGAGATCATCGGCAGCGTGTGCAGTGGCGGTTTCGGCCCGACCCTGGGCGGTCCGTTGGCCATGGGTTACCTGGACAGCGCCTACGTCGCACTCGATACGCCAGTCTGGGCGATTGTTCGTGGGAAAAAGGTGCCATTGCTTGTAAGCAAAATGCCATTTGTTCCACAACGCTACTATCGCGGTTGA
- a CDS encoding cold-shock protein has product MSTRQSGTVKWFNDEKGFGFITPESGPDLFVHFRAIQGNGFKSLKEGQKVTFVAVQGQKGMQADEVIAEA; this is encoded by the coding sequence ATGTCCACACGTCAGAGCGGTACCGTCAAGTGGTTTAACGACGAGAAAGGTTTTGGTTTTATCACTCCAGAAAGCGGTCCGGATCTGTTCGTGCATTTCCGCGCCATTCAGGGCAACGGCTTCAAGAGCCTGAAAGAAGGCCAGAAAGTGACCTTCGTTGCTGTGCAGGGCCAGAAAGGCATGCAAGCTGACGAAGTCATCGCAGAAGCCTGA
- a CDS encoding RDD family protein: MSKHLLTPQGDFPAVGLGRRLAAMFYDFLLCTALLIVTGGVYKMIQAAIIGEERLRVLTDAGQLDGDPLYSTVLLLVLFGFFAKFWTHAGQTLGMQVWGIRVQNADGTAISLWQALLRFMVSIASWLCLGLGFFWSLFDKQKRAWHDIYSDTQLVRIPKKAK, from the coding sequence ATGTCGAAACACCTGCTCACCCCCCAGGGCGATTTCCCCGCCGTCGGCCTGGGCCGTCGTCTGGCAGCGATGTTTTATGACTTTCTGCTGTGCACCGCCCTGCTGATCGTGACCGGTGGCGTCTACAAGATGATCCAGGCCGCGATCATCGGTGAGGAGCGTCTGCGGGTTCTGACCGACGCCGGGCAGCTGGATGGCGATCCTCTCTACTCCACGGTGCTGCTGCTGGTGCTGTTTGGTTTCTTCGCCAAGTTCTGGACTCACGCCGGGCAGACCCTGGGCATGCAGGTCTGGGGCATTCGCGTGCAGAACGCTGATGGCACTGCAATCAGCCTGTGGCAGGCGTTGCTGCGGTTCATGGTGTCGATTGCATCGTGGCTCTGCCTGGGCCTGGGGTTCTTCTGGTCACTGTTCGACAAACAGAAACGCGCCTGGCATGACATCTACTCCGACACGCAGCTCGTGCGAATTCCGAAGAAAGCAAAATAA
- the nadA gene encoding quinolinate synthase NadA: protein MTQISERLLVQAHLDAKQPKPLTAEEEAYYRSAIAAELKAQDAVLVAHFYCDPIIQALAEETGGCVSDSLEMARFGNAHPAKTVVVAGVKFMGETAKILNPEKRVLMPTLEATCSLDLGCPVDEFSAFCDQHPERTVVVYANTSAAVKARADWVVTSSCALEIVESLMDNGETIIWGPDKHLGTYIQRQTGADMLLWDGACIVHEEFKSKQLEDMKALYPDAAILVHPESPTSVIELADAVGSTSQLIAAAQSLPNKTLIVATDRGIFYKMQQLCPDKVFIEAPTAGNGAACRSCAHCPWMAMNTLERTLKCLKDGSNEIFVDPALIPQAIRPLKRMLDFTQAARMKLAGNA from the coding sequence ATGACGCAGATTTCCGAACGCCTTCTGGTACAAGCCCACCTCGACGCCAAGCAGCCCAAGCCGCTGACGGCCGAGGAAGAGGCTTACTACCGTTCCGCCATCGCCGCCGAGCTCAAGGCTCAGGACGCGGTGCTGGTTGCCCACTTTTATTGCGATCCGATCATTCAGGCCCTCGCCGAAGAAACCGGCGGTTGCGTTTCCGATTCCCTGGAAATGGCCCGCTTCGGCAACGCCCATCCGGCCAAGACCGTGGTGGTCGCCGGCGTGAAATTCATGGGCGAGACCGCGAAGATTCTCAACCCTGAAAAACGTGTGCTGATGCCGACCCTGGAAGCCACCTGCTCGCTGGATCTGGGTTGCCCGGTGGATGAGTTCTCGGCGTTCTGCGATCAGCATCCTGAACGCACCGTGGTGGTGTATGCCAACACCTCGGCCGCCGTCAAAGCCCGGGCCGACTGGGTGGTGACCTCCAGCTGCGCACTGGAAATCGTCGAGAGCCTGATGGACAACGGCGAAACCATCATCTGGGGGCCGGACAAGCACCTGGGCACCTACATCCAGCGTCAGACCGGCGCCGACATGCTGCTCTGGGATGGTGCATGCATCGTCCACGAAGAGTTCAAGTCCAAGCAGCTGGAAGACATGAAAGCGCTGTATCCGGACGCCGCCATTCTGGTGCACCCGGAGTCGCCGACCTCGGTGATCGAGTTGGCGGACGCCGTCGGTTCCACCAGTCAGCTGATTGCCGCCGCGCAATCGCTGCCGAACAAGACGCTGATCGTCGCCACCGATCGCGGCATCTTCTACAAGATGCAGCAGTTGTGCCCGGACAAGGTCTTCATCGAAGCGCCAACCGCCGGTAACGGCGCGGCATGCCGCAGTTGCGCACATTGCCCGTGGATGGCCATGAACACCCTTGAGCGCACGCTCAAGTGCCTGAAGGACGGCTCGAACGAGATCTTCGTCGACCCGGCCCTGATCCCGCAGGCGATTCGTCCGCTCAAGCGCATGCTCGATTTCACTCAGGCCGCGCGGATGAAACTGGCCGGCAACGCCTGA
- the queC gene encoding 7-cyano-7-deazaguanine synthase QueC — translation MTEQLNTSQKRAVILLSGGLDSATVVAMARAEGYACYTMSFDYGQRSHAELHAAARVARDLGVVEHKVIGLNLNGMGGSALTDTSIDIPEELGEGIPVTYVPARNTVFLSLALGWAEVLGARDIFIGVNAVDYSGYPDCRPEFIESFERMANLATKAGVEGNGFRIQAPLQNLSKAQIVQAGVKLGVDYGLTVSCYQADDDGRACGKCDSCRLRAEGFVAAGISDPTPYF, via the coding sequence ATGACTGAACAACTGAACACTAGCCAAAAACGTGCGGTAATCCTGCTGTCCGGTGGTCTGGACTCGGCTACGGTCGTGGCCATGGCCCGCGCTGAAGGCTACGCCTGCTACACGATGAGTTTCGATTACGGTCAGCGTTCCCACGCCGAACTGCATGCCGCTGCTCGCGTTGCCCGCGATCTGGGCGTGGTCGAGCACAAGGTGATCGGCCTGAACCTGAACGGCATGGGCGGTTCGGCCCTGACCGACACCAGCATCGACATCCCGGAAGAGTTGGGCGAAGGCATCCCGGTGACTTACGTGCCGGCACGCAACACGGTTTTCCTGTCGCTGGCTCTCGGCTGGGCTGAAGTGCTCGGCGCCCGTGACATCTTTATTGGCGTCAACGCAGTGGATTATTCCGGTTACCCGGATTGCCGTCCCGAGTTCATCGAGTCGTTCGAGCGCATGGCCAATCTGGCAACCAAGGCCGGTGTGGAAGGCAATGGTTTCCGCATCCAGGCACCGCTGCAGAATCTGAGCAAGGCGCAGATTGTCCAGGCGGGCGTGAAGCTGGGTGTTGATTACGGGCTGACCGTTTCCTGCTATCAGGCTGACGATGACGGCCGTGCTTGCGGTAAATGCGACAGCTGCCGACTGCGTGCGGAAGGCTTCGTGGCGGCCGGAATCAGCGATCCGACACCTTATTTTTGA